The window TCGGCGCGAACAGCGGCGTGCGGGCTATGGCCATGTCCTCGTGGCCGTTGTCGAGCAGCGTAGGCTTCAGAACGGCCGCCCGGCTCCGGGCGCCCAGATCCCCGGCGCGGCCGCCGAGCTTGACCCGAGCGCCGTCGCGTCGCGCCGCTTCGATCAGGGCGAGCGCGCGTTCGAGCTGATCGCGCGAGATCATGGGCCCGACCTGGACCGCGGGATCCACCGGATCGCCCACCACAAGCGCCGCGAGCTCCGTCCGGAGCCGATCGACGAGCGCCGGCCGCACGGCGTCGGCGACGAAGACGAACGTCTCGCTGAGGGCGCGCGCGCGCGCGAACCGCCGGGCGCCGCGCACGATCTCGACCGCCGCCCGACCGAGATCGGCGCACTCGGTCACCAGCACCGCGGATTTCCGCGGCGCGTCCGCCCACCCCGTCGACGGACCGCCGGCGGCGCGCACCGCCCGGTCGGCGTCGTCGCCGCCAAGCACGGCGAAGGCGTCGTCCGGCGCGCCCGCCTCGCGCGCGATCTCCGCAAGCCGGGACAGGGCGCGGGTCTTCCGCGCGGCGGAGCACGCGACCGCCGCCGCCCCCTCGGCCAGCGCCGGCGCGGCGAGGCGGCTCGCGAGCAGCAGCGGCGCGCTCCAATGGACCGGCGCGAGCACGGAGGTGGGCGGGGAGCGCTCCGCCCAGCCGCTCCGGCCTCCGCCGAAATCGACGCGGTCGGCCGCCGGGGCCGCGGCCTGCTCGGCCGCGCGCTCGAAGGCGCGGATCACCCGCGGCAGATCGTGCGCCTCGACGTCCGCCACCGGGCGGCCGGCGTCGCGCGCCTCCAGCCGGGCGATCGCCTTGCGCTCTTCGCGGAGGCGCAACGCCACCCGCCGCAGCACCTCCCCCCGCTCGGCGCGCGTCGCGGTCCGCCACGCCGGGCTGCCGCCCGATTCCGACGAACTCCAGGGACGGGCGGGCGTCGACGGCGCCGCTGCAGAGGCGAGGGGCGCCGGGGCCGCCGTTTGGCTCGCCGCGCCCTCGCGCGCGATCAGCAGAGTGACGAGATCCCGGACGATCGACCGCGCCTCGGAGCCGTCGGACCGGCAGAGGCCGGTGGAATGCGACTGAAGCCACAGGCCGTCGATCGTCGCGGCGATGAAGGAGACCGAAATCTCGAGCCGCTCGGCCGCGATCAACGGCCTGAGCCCGTAGCGCAGGTTCGCCCGCATGCGCTGCTGATAGATCGACTGCACCCGGCGGTAGGGCTCGGAATGCATGATCTGGCCCCAGAACGCGAGCCAGACCGCGCTGGTGCGGGGGTCGAACTCCTCCGGCGCCAGCGCCGACTCCGGAACCGCCAGCACGCGCTCCAGCGGCGTGC is drawn from Methylopila sp. 73B and contains these coding sequences:
- the betI gene encoding transcriptional regulator BetI, whose protein sequence is MATPQSAAVPSEPMRSFEAERRRHLIEATIETVSDVGFKAASLGEIARRAGVSQGLFAHYFGDKDGLLEATLRFMAARLARATAARLRAARTPLERVLAVPESALAPEEFDPRTSAVWLAFWGQIMHSEPYRRVQSIYQQRMRANLRYGLRPLIAAERLEISVSFIAATIDGLWLQSHSTGLCRSDGSEARSIVRDLVTLLIAREGAASQTAAPAPLASAAAPSTPARPWSSSESGGSPAWRTATRAERGEVLRRVALRLREERKAIARLEARDAGRPVADVEAHDLPRVIRAFERAAEQAAAPAADRVDFGGGRSGWAERSPPTSVLAPVHWSAPLLLASRLAAPALAEGAAAVACSAARKTRALSRLAEIAREAGAPDDAFAVLGGDDADRAVRAAGGPSTGWADAPRKSAVLVTECADLGRAAVEIVRGARRFARARALSETFVFVADAVRPALVDRLRTELAALVVGDPVDPAVQVGPMISRDQLERALALIEAARRDGARVKLGGRAGDLGARSRAAVLKPTLLDNGHEDMAIARTPLFAPIVLTCGVATDADAAARLKALGPGLSLGVYAGDVARARRLTRHAEAAVCRINDGEDRFAWGEEDWLEADADAFGQVRRTLACDAAAD